The segment GCACCGCCGCCTTCGGCAGCCCCTACGCGGGCCGGGTCTCCGGCTGGACCCCCTCGAACGGCACCGCCCTGGAGCTGACCCTGCCCCCGTCGGCGCCCGCCGCGCCGTCCGCCGCAGCCGTACCCCGGCCGGCGCCCGCCACCGCACCGGCACCCGCAGCGAACGTCCCGCCCGCCGTGCGCGAGGGCGCGAAGGGCACCGACCGGCGCTGAACGTCCCGCCGGTCCGGGCCGCCCAGCGCGGCCCGGACCGGCCCGACCACCCCCACACACCGGCCGTGGAGCACACCCATGCACGCTCAAGCCGGCGTGCGGCGCCCCGGCGCGCCGCACGTCACCCTGCTCACCGAAGGCACCTATCCGCACAGTCACGGCGGGGTCAGCGTCTGGTGCGACCAGCTCGTCCAGGGCATGCCCGACATCGACTTCGAGGTGATCGCCGTCACCGGAACCGGCCGGGAACCCCTGGCCTGGGACCTGCCCGGCCATGTCCTCGGAGTCCGGTCGGTGCCCATGTGGGGCGCTCCCCCCGAGGGCCGCGCCCCGCGCGGCCGCGGCCACCGCAGGCTCTCCGGCGCCTACGAACAGTTCCTCACCGCACTCCTCGACCCCCGCGCCGAGGCCGGGTTCGCCCCCGCCCTCTCCACGATGGCCCGGGCGGCCTCCGACGGCGCCCTGAGCCCCTACCTGCGCGGAGACCACGCCATCGCGGTGCTCGCGGCGGTCTGGAACCGCCCCGGGCTCACCGTGCGCGAGGCCCGGCCGACCCTGCACGACGCCCTGACCGCGACCTCCCTGCTGGAGCACGCCCTGCGCCCGCTCGCCGCCCCACCCCCGCAACACGGCGTCGCCCATGCCGTCAGCGGCGGCGTCGCCGTACTCCCCGGACTGGCCGCACTGGAACGGCACGGCGTCCCGCTGCTACTCACCGAACACGGCGTCTACCTGCGCGAACGCTACCTCGGCTACCGCACGGCCCCCTACCGCTGGCCCGTCAAGGCCGTCGTCCTCGGCTTCTTCCGGCTGCTGGCCGAGGAGAGCTACCGGCGGGCCGCCCTGGTCACCCCCGGCAACCGCTACAACCGGCTGTGGGAGGAAGAGGGCGGCGCCGACCCGCAAGCCATCCGCACCGTCTACAACGGCGTCGACCCCGCCGCCTTCCCGCCCGCCGGGCCGGAGCCGGACGCACCCACCCTCAGCTGGGCCGGCCGGGTCGACCCCATCAAGGACCTGGAGACCCTGATCCGGGCCTTCGCCCTGGTCAGCGAACGGGTCCCCGAAGCCCGGCTGCGCCTGTTCGGCGGCACCCCGCGCGGCGGAGAGGCCTACCGCGAACGCTGCGAGGCCCTGGCCCGCGACCTCGGCCACGCCGACGCGGTCACCTTCGAGGGCCGGGTCGACGACATCAAGGACGCCTACGCGGCCGGGAACGTCGTGATGCTCTCCAGCATCAGCGAGGGCTTCCCCTTCACCCTGATCGAGGCCATGTCCTGCGGGCGGGCCACCGTCTCCACCGACGTGGGCGGGGTACGGGAGGCGGTCGGCGAAGCCGGCCTCGTCGTGCCGCCCCGCGATCCGCGGGCCATGGCCGAAGCGGCCCTGGAACTCCTCGGAGACGCCCCCCGCCGCGCCGCGATGGGGGAGGCGGCCCGGCTGCGGGTCATCGAGCAGTTCACCCTCCGCCAGACCATCGACACCTTCCGGTCCATCTACCTGGAACTGCCCGGCCTCGCCCGCACCCCGCGCACCGGAGCGCGCCGGACCCCGGTCCCGGCGCAGGCCGCCCCCGTCCCCGCCCCCGCCGGCCTCACCCCCGTGGCCGTCGCCGCCGGGCGGGCCCGCAGACAGGAGCGGGC is part of the Streptomyces katrae genome and harbors:
- the pelF gene encoding GT4 family glycosyltransferase PelF, giving the protein MHAQAGVRRPGAPHVTLLTEGTYPHSHGGVSVWCDQLVQGMPDIDFEVIAVTGTGREPLAWDLPGHVLGVRSVPMWGAPPEGRAPRGRGHRRLSGAYEQFLTALLDPRAEAGFAPALSTMARAASDGALSPYLRGDHAIAVLAAVWNRPGLTVREARPTLHDALTATSLLEHALRPLAAPPPQHGVAHAVSGGVAVLPGLAALERHGVPLLLTEHGVYLRERYLGYRTAPYRWPVKAVVLGFFRLLAEESYRRAALVTPGNRYNRLWEEEGGADPQAIRTVYNGVDPAAFPPAGPEPDAPTLSWAGRVDPIKDLETLIRAFALVSERVPEARLRLFGGTPRGGEAYRERCEALARDLGHADAVTFEGRVDDIKDAYAAGNVVMLSSISEGFPFTLIEAMSCGRATVSTDVGGVREAVGEAGLVVPPRDPRAMAEAALELLGDAPRRAAMGEAARLRVIEQFTLRQTIDTFRSIYLELPGLARTPRTGARRTPVPAQAAPVPAPAGLTPVAVAAGRARRQERARPPAPVRALTPDGRRPRESEAPAATGTGSLAG